The following are encoded in a window of Salinibacter ruber DSM 13855 genomic DNA:
- a CDS encoding ATP-binding cassette domain-containing protein, producing MGITASNLSKVYGTQKAVDDVSFDMSTGEVLGFLGPNGAGKTTTMRILTCYLDPTAGTATLDGYDIHEHPEEVRRRIGYLPEDTPLYTDMPVIDYLRHAAELQSVPQAKIPSRIQKMMDVCGLGRERHKRIGELSKGFQQRIGLAQALLHDPPVLILDEPTTGLDPNQIAEIRELIKEIGTEKTVMLSSHILKEVEMTCDRILIIDQGRVVADGPTEKLREQFMGGTRLRVSVDAPGDADVGRAFREMEGVASVQRTNGTYELAADGDAEPAANVFRLCANRDWTLTELTPIESSLEDVFRKLTEAPASPADATAEAA from the coding sequence ATGGGCATCACCGCGTCGAACCTGAGCAAGGTCTACGGCACCCAGAAGGCCGTCGACGACGTGAGTTTTGACATGAGCACCGGTGAGGTGCTCGGGTTTCTCGGCCCCAACGGGGCCGGCAAGACGACGACGATGCGGATCCTGACCTGCTACCTGGATCCGACGGCCGGCACCGCGACGCTCGACGGCTACGACATCCACGAGCACCCGGAAGAGGTGCGGCGCCGCATCGGGTACCTCCCCGAGGACACGCCCTTGTACACCGACATGCCGGTGATTGACTACCTGCGCCACGCCGCTGAGCTGCAGTCGGTCCCTCAGGCAAAGATCCCGTCCCGGATTCAGAAGATGATGGATGTCTGTGGGTTGGGCCGTGAGCGCCACAAGCGAATTGGCGAGTTGTCCAAGGGCTTCCAACAGCGAATTGGCCTCGCCCAAGCCCTTCTCCACGACCCGCCGGTCCTCATCCTCGACGAACCGACGACCGGGCTCGACCCGAATCAAATCGCCGAGATCCGCGAATTGATCAAGGAGATCGGTACGGAGAAAACCGTCATGCTTAGTTCTCACATCTTGAAGGAGGTGGAGATGACCTGTGACCGCATTCTCATTATCGACCAGGGGCGCGTTGTGGCCGACGGGCCCACCGAGAAGCTCCGGGAGCAGTTTATGGGCGGAACGCGCCTCCGGGTCTCCGTGGACGCCCCCGGCGACGCCGATGTCGGTCGCGCCTTTCGGGAGATGGAGGGCGTCGCCTCGGTCCAGCGCACGAACGGCACGTACGAGCTCGCCGCCGATGGCGACGCCGAGCCCGCCGCCAATGTCTTCCGCCTCTGTGCGAATCGCGACTGGACCCTCACGGAGCTGACGCCCATCGAGTCGAGCCTCGAAGACGTCTTCCGCAAGCTTACGGAAGCGCCGGCCTCCCCCGCCGACGCGACCGCGGAGGCCGCGTAG